A window from Flavobacterium sp. 83 encodes these proteins:
- a CDS encoding TetR family transcriptional regulator C-terminal domain-containing protein, whose product MATKKSAITRDKIVSMYMDYTLENNDKPKSVYNFTKLNNFSETEFYSFFGTLESVEKEIFKMFLEKTVELLHKDSNYETYDMKSKMLSFYFTFFELLTANRSYVTMSLKQHHNDLKNLMQLSSLRNSFKNYVSEIISDEYRIKQEKFQNFQEKAIQETSWIQLLLTVKFWLEDSSPAFEKTDLYIEKSIKATFELMNIAPIESLIDFGKFLFKEKIHNK is encoded by the coding sequence ATGGCAACTAAAAAATCAGCAATAACAAGAGATAAAATAGTTTCTATGTATATGGATTATACATTGGAAAATAATGACAAACCAAAATCCGTTTATAATTTCACTAAACTGAATAATTTTTCTGAAACTGAATTTTACAGTTTTTTTGGAACCCTAGAGAGTGTAGAGAAAGAAATATTCAAAATGTTTCTAGAAAAAACGGTCGAATTACTTCATAAAGACTCAAACTATGAAACCTACGATATGAAAAGTAAAATGCTGAGTTTTTACTTTACATTCTTTGAATTATTGACTGCTAATAGAAGTTATGTAACCATGAGTTTGAAACAGCATCACAATGATTTAAAAAATTTAATGCAACTCTCCAGTTTGAGAAACAGTTTCAAAAACTATGTATCAGAAATTATTTCAGATGAATACCGAATCAAACAGGAAAAATTTCAAAATTTTCAGGAAAAAGCTATTCAGGAAACTTCATGGATACAACTTTTATTGACAGTAAAATTTTGGTTAGAAGACTCATCACCTGCTTTCGAGAAGACAGACCTATATATAGAGAAGTCAATAAAAGCCACATTTGAATTAATGAACATTGCACCTATTGAAAGCTTAATCGATTTTGGAAAATTCCTTTTTAAAGAAAAAATACACAACAAATAA
- a CDS encoding AarF/ABC1/UbiB kinase family protein — MKTIDYIPTSKIERATKLVQTGAKVGVNYLKYYGEKMVNSDLTRDKLNEDNAEDIYDGLKSLKGSALKVAQMLSMDKSFLPQAYVEKFSLSQFSVPPLSAPLVLKTFKTNFGKTPYEIFDEFNANSINAASIGQVHIAVKNGKKLAVKIQYPGVANSISSDLALVKPIAIRMFNLQGKDSDKYFKEVEDKLIEETNYLLELKQSQEVVEACKKIDNLVFPNYYPKFSSEKIITMDWMTGIHLSEFTNKNDNQEIADKIGQALWDFYMYQIHILRKVHADPHPGNFLVNDKNQLVALDFGCMKQIPNNFYIPYFELINKEVIDNKKLFSQKLFELEILRVDDSKEEVDYFTQMFYDLLSLFTKPFQTETFDFSDAAFFESIAQLGERFSKDTNLRKMNGNRGSKHFIYMNRTFFGLYNLMFDLKATIVVNEYQKYN, encoded by the coding sequence ATGAAAACTATAGACTATATACCTACGTCAAAAATTGAAAGAGCTACAAAACTGGTGCAAACTGGAGCAAAAGTTGGTGTAAATTACTTAAAGTATTACGGAGAAAAAATGGTCAATTCTGATTTAACTCGTGATAAATTAAATGAAGACAATGCAGAAGATATCTATGACGGACTGAAAAGTCTTAAAGGAAGCGCCTTGAAAGTAGCACAAATGCTAAGTATGGACAAAAGCTTTTTGCCGCAGGCTTATGTAGAAAAATTTTCATTATCACAGTTTTCAGTCCCACCGCTTTCAGCACCCTTAGTGTTAAAAACCTTCAAGACTAATTTTGGCAAAACACCATATGAGATTTTCGATGAATTCAACGCAAATTCTATTAATGCCGCAAGTATCGGACAAGTTCACATAGCTGTAAAAAACGGTAAAAAACTGGCTGTAAAAATTCAATATCCTGGCGTAGCCAATAGTATTTCATCTGATTTGGCTTTGGTAAAACCAATAGCGATTAGGATGTTTAACCTTCAAGGAAAAGATTCTGATAAGTATTTCAAGGAAGTTGAAGATAAATTAATTGAGGAAACTAACTATTTATTGGAACTGAAACAAAGCCAAGAAGTTGTTGAGGCTTGCAAAAAAATTGACAATTTAGTTTTTCCGAATTACTATCCAAAATTTTCATCTGAGAAGATTATCACAATGGATTGGATGACAGGAATTCATCTTTCGGAATTTACAAATAAAAATGACAATCAAGAAATCGCGGACAAAATTGGTCAGGCTTTGTGGGATTTCTATATGTATCAAATTCATATTTTAAGGAAAGTACATGCTGATCCGCATCCGGGAAATTTCTTGGTAAACGATAAAAACCAGTTGGTAGCATTGGATTTTGGTTGTATGAAACAAATACCAAATAACTTCTATATTCCTTATTTCGAATTAATAAACAAAGAAGTGATTGATAACAAGAAACTTTTTAGTCAAAAATTATTCGAATTAGAAATCCTTAGAGTGGATGACTCCAAAGAAGAAGTGGACTATTTTACTCAAATGTTTTACGATTTATTATCGCTTTTCACCAAACCATTTCAAACTGAAACTTTTGATTTCTCGGACGCAGCATTTTTTGAAAGTATCGCACAATTGGGCGAACGATTCTCAAAAGACACCAATCTTAGAAAAATGAATGGCAATCGAGGTTCCAAACATTTCATTTATATGAACAGAACCTTTTTTGGATTATACAATTTAATGTTTGATTTAAAAGCGACAATTGTTGTGAATGAATATCAAAAATACAACTAG
- a CDS encoding DUF2256 domain-containing protein gives MKKENLPSKMCEVCNRPFSWRKKWDKVWDEVKYCSEKCKRNKKG, from the coding sequence GTGAAAAAGGAAAATCTGCCTTCAAAAATGTGTGAGGTTTGTAACCGACCTTTTAGTTGGCGGAAAAAATGGGATAAGGTTTGGGACGAAGTCAAATATTGTAGTGAAAAATGCAAAAGAAACAAAAAGGGTTAG